From one Ramlibacter agri genomic stretch:
- the secE gene encoding preprotein translocase subunit SecE — MATTQVETVTTGADKAKLAAAVVLVIAALAGFYILGKQGALAQWGALIVGLVAAAAVFFVSEPGKELIGFGRESVKEVRKVVWPTRKEAIQMTAYVFAFVVIMALFLFVTDKTLEWVFYDLILGWKR; from the coding sequence ATGGCAACCACGCAAGTTGAAACCGTCACCACCGGCGCTGACAAGGCCAAGCTGGCCGCGGCCGTCGTCCTGGTGATCGCCGCGCTGGCCGGGTTCTACATCCTCGGCAAGCAGGGGGCCCTGGCCCAGTGGGGCGCGCTGATCGTCGGTCTGGTGGCCGCCGCCGCAGTGTTCTTCGTGTCCGAGCCGGGCAAGGAACTGATCGGCTTCGGCCGCGAGTCGGTCAAGGAAGTCCGCAAGGTCGTCTGGCCCACCCGCAAGGAAGCCATCCAGATGACGGCCTACGTGTTCGCCTTCGTCGTGATCATGGCGCTGTTCCTGTTCGTCACCGACAAGACTCTCGAGTGGGTGTTCTACGACCTGATCCTGGGGTGGAAGAGGTAA
- the nusG gene encoding transcription termination/antitermination protein NusG, giving the protein MSEIENGQEEGQQPEAAAKPTNPDLRWYVVHAYSGMEKAVERNIRERINRAGMQDMFGEILVPTEEVVEIKNGQKRTSERRFYPGYVLVQMVMNDESWHLVKHTNKVTGFVGGAKNRPAPISDDEVAKIMGQMEEGVEKPRHKVEFIVGEYVRVKDGPFTDFNGTVEEVNYEKSKVRVSVTIFGRATPVELEFSQVEKT; this is encoded by the coding sequence ATGAGCGAAATCGAAAACGGCCAGGAAGAAGGCCAGCAGCCCGAGGCTGCCGCCAAGCCGACCAACCCGGACCTGCGCTGGTACGTGGTGCACGCCTACTCCGGCATGGAGAAGGCGGTCGAACGCAACATCCGCGAGCGCATCAATCGCGCTGGCATGCAGGACATGTTCGGCGAGATCCTGGTGCCCACCGAGGAAGTCGTCGAGATCAAGAACGGCCAGAAGCGCACCTCCGAGCGCCGCTTCTACCCCGGCTACGTGCTGGTGCAGATGGTCATGAACGACGAATCCTGGCACCTGGTGAAGCACACCAACAAGGTGACCGGCTTCGTCGGCGGCGCCAAGAACCGTCCGGCCCCGATCAGCGACGACGAAGTCGCCAAGATCATGGGCCAGATGGAAGAGGGCGTCGAGAAGCCCCGCCACAAGGTCGAATTCATCGTGGGCGAGTACGTGCGCGTCAAGGACGGCCCGTTCACCGACTTCAACGGCACGGTCGAAGAAGTCAACTACGAGAAGAGCAAGGTGCGCGTTTCGGTCACGATCTTCGGACGCGCGACGCCTGTGGAATTGGAATTCAGCCAGGTCGAGAAGACCTGA
- the rplK gene encoding 50S ribosomal protein L11, translating into MAKKIVGFIKLQVPAGKANPSPPIGPALGQRGLNIMEFCKAFNAQTQGVEPGLPLPVVITAFADKSFTFIIKTPPATVLIKKAIKLDKGSAKPHTDKVGKITRAQLEEIAKTKLKDMNAANVDAAVRTLAGSARSMGITVEGL; encoded by the coding sequence ATGGCTAAGAAGATTGTCGGCTTCATCAAGCTGCAAGTCCCGGCCGGCAAGGCGAACCCGTCGCCCCCGATCGGCCCCGCGCTGGGCCAGCGCGGCCTGAACATCATGGAGTTCTGCAAGGCGTTCAACGCCCAGACCCAAGGCGTCGAGCCGGGCCTGCCGCTGCCGGTGGTGATCACCGCCTTCGCGGACAAGAGCTTCACCTTCATCATCAAGACGCCGCCCGCGACCGTCCTGATCAAGAAGGCCATCAAGCTGGACAAGGGCTCCGCCAAGCCGCACACGGACAAGGTCGGCAAGATCACCCGCGCGCAGCTGGAAGAAATCGCCAAGACCAAGCTGAAGGACATGAACGCTGCCAACGTGGACGCCGCTGTCCGCACCCTGGCCGGCTCCGCCCGCTCCATGGGCATCACGGTGGAAGGGCTCTAA
- the rplA gene encoding 50S ribosomal protein L1 has product MAKLTKKQKSLEGKVDSTKLYPLGDALGMVKGAATAKFDESIDVAVQLGIDPKKSDQVVRGAVVMPNGTGKTKRVAVFAQGAKAEEAKAAGADIVGMDDLAAKVKAGDMPFDVVIAAPDAMRVVGTLGQILGPRGLMPNPKVGTVTPDVATAVKNAKAGQVQFRADKAGIIHATIGRRSFESDKLQGNLVALIEALNKAKPASSKGVYLRKVAVSSTMGLGVRVDLQTVNAQGQAQA; this is encoded by the coding sequence ATGGCAAAGCTGACCAAGAAGCAGAAGTCCCTCGAGGGCAAGGTCGACAGCACCAAGCTGTATCCCCTGGGCGATGCCCTGGGCATGGTCAAGGGTGCCGCCACCGCCAAGTTCGATGAGTCCATCGACGTGGCCGTGCAGCTGGGCATCGACCCGAAGAAGTCGGACCAGGTGGTCCGTGGCGCCGTCGTGATGCCCAATGGCACCGGCAAGACCAAGCGCGTCGCCGTGTTCGCCCAAGGCGCCAAGGCTGAAGAAGCCAAGGCCGCCGGCGCCGACATCGTCGGCATGGACGACCTGGCCGCCAAGGTCAAGGCTGGCGACATGCCCTTCGACGTGGTGATCGCCGCTCCGGACGCGATGCGCGTCGTCGGTACGCTGGGCCAGATCCTGGGCCCGCGCGGCCTGATGCCGAACCCGAAGGTCGGCACCGTGACGCCCGATGTGGCGACCGCGGTGAAGAACGCCAAGGCGGGCCAGGTGCAGTTCCGCGCCGACAAGGCCGGCATCATCCACGCCACCATCGGCCGCCGCTCGTTCGAATCCGACAAGCTGCAAGGCAACCTGGTGGCGCTGATCGAAGCCCTCAACAAGGCCAAGCCGGCGTCCTCCAAGGGCGTGTACCTGCGCAAGGTGGCGGTGTCCTCCACGATGGGCCTGGGTGTCCGCGTGGACCTGCAGACCGTCAACGCGCAAGGCCAGGCGCAAGCCTGA
- the rplJ gene encoding 50S ribosomal protein L10 — protein sequence MSLNRSEKQAVVEEVTALAAKAQTLVMAEYRGITVADMTKLRVAARGAGVELSVLKNTLARRAVKGSQFEVAEGQMTGPLIYGFSVDAVAAAKVVADFAKTNDKLVIRGGAFAGKALDVNGVKQLANIPTKEVLLAQLCGLLMSPISRTAVVLGALAKKKEEPAAEAAPVAA from the coding sequence TTGAGTCTGAATCGCAGTGAGAAGCAAGCCGTCGTCGAAGAGGTGACGGCTCTCGCCGCTAAAGCTCAAACGCTGGTGATGGCGGAATACCGCGGCATCACGGTCGCCGACATGACGAAGCTGCGCGTTGCCGCGCGCGGCGCTGGCGTGGAACTGAGTGTTCTGAAGAACACTCTGGCCCGCCGCGCCGTGAAGGGCAGCCAGTTCGAAGTGGCGGAAGGCCAGATGACCGGTCCGCTGATCTACGGCTTCTCCGTGGACGCTGTGGCCGCCGCCAAGGTGGTGGCCGACTTCGCGAAGACCAACGACAAGCTGGTCATTCGCGGTGGCGCGTTCGCGGGCAAGGCCCTGGACGTCAACGGCGTGAAGCAACTGGCAAACATCCCGACGAAGGAAGTCCTGCTGGCGCAGCTTTGCGGCTTGCTGATGTCGCCCATTTCCCGCACCGCGGTGGTGCTGGGCGCTCTGGCGAAGAAAAAGGAAGAGCCGGCTGCAGAAGCCGCCCCGGTTGCTGCCTGA
- the rplL gene encoding 50S ribosomal protein L7/L12, whose product MAFDKDAFLTALDSMSVMELNDLVKAIEEKFGVSAAAMAAPAAAGGGAAAAAVEEKTEFTVQLMEAGAQKVGVIKAVREITGLGLKEAKDLVDGAPKPVKEGMNKADAEAAKKKLEDAGAKVELK is encoded by the coding sequence ATGGCATTCGACAAAGACGCATTTCTGACGGCGCTGGACAGCATGTCCGTCATGGAACTCAATGACCTGGTGAAGGCCATTGAAGAGAAGTTCGGCGTGTCCGCCGCCGCCATGGCCGCTCCGGCCGCCGCCGGTGGTGGCGCCGCCGCCGCCGCCGTGGAAGAGAAGACCGAGTTCACCGTGCAGCTGATGGAAGCCGGCGCGCAGAAGGTGGGCGTCATCAAGGCCGTCCGTGAAATCACGGGCCTGGGCCTGAAGGAAGCCAAGGACCTGGTCGACGGCGCTCCGAAGCCCGTCAAGGAAGGCATGAACAAGGCCGACGCCGAAGCCGCCAAGAAGAAGCTGGAAGACGCCGGCGCCAAGGTCGAACTGAAGTAA
- the rpoB gene encoding DNA-directed RNA polymerase subunit beta, which translates to MAYSYTERKRIRKSFGKRDSVLEVPYLLQMQKDAYTAFLQADTVPQKRTIEGLQAAFNSAFPIVSHNGFVEMKFIEYNLAKPAFDVRECQTRGLTFSSAVRAKVQLIIYDRESSTPQSKVVKEVKEQEVYMGEVPLMTDKGSFIINGTERVIVSQLHRSPGVFFEHDKGKTHSSGKLLFSARIIPYRGSWLDFEFDPKDVLYFRVDRRRKMPVTILLKAIGLTPETILANFFVNDNFRLMDTGAQLEFVSERLRGEVARFDITDKSGKVVVAKDKRVTARHTRELEQSGTTHISVPEDFLVGRVVARNIIDPDTGEIIAKANDELTEALLKKLRAAGIQDIQAIYTNELDQGPYMSQTLRIDETVDEFAARVAIYRMMRPGEPPTEDAVQALFQRLFYNPDTYDLSRVGRMKFNAKVGRDESTGPMVLTNDDILAVVKILVDLRNGRGEVDDIDHLGNRRVRCVGELAENQYRTGLARIEKAVKERLGQAEQEPLMPHDLINSKPISAALKEFFGASQLSQFMDQTNPLSEITHKRRVSALGPGGLTRERAGFEVRDVHVTHYGRVCPIETPEGPNIGLINSLALYARLNEYGFIETPYRRVNDGKVTNEIDYLSAIEEGKYVIAQANAALDAEGRLTGDLVSAREKGESILVGADRIQYMDVSPAQIVSVAASLVPFLEHDDANRALMGANMQRQAVPVLRPEKAFVGTGIERVSAVDSGTVVTANRGGVVDYVDATRIVVRVNDAEAVAGEVGVDIYNLIKYQRSNQNTNIHQRPIVSRGDKIAKGDVIADGASTDLGELALGQNMLVAFMPWNGYNFEDSILISERVVADDRYTSIHIEELVVMARDTKLGPEEITRDIPNLSEQQLNRLDESGIIYVGAEVQPGDVLVGKVTPKGETTLTPEEKLLRAIFGEKASDVKDTSLRVDQGSQGTVIDVQVFTREGIQRDKRAQQIIDDELKRFRLDLNDQLRIVEADAFDRIAKLLSGRVANGGPQKLAKGAKIDQEYLNSVEKFHWFDIRPAEDDIASQLESIKNSLEQTRHSFDLAFEEKRKKLTQGDELPAGVLKMVKVYLAVKRRLQPGDKMAGRHGNKGVVSKIVPVEDMPYMADGTPCDIVLNPLGVPSRMNVGQVLEVHLGWAGKGIGQRLGDMLQREAAVAEMRSFLDTLYNTSGKKENLAELSDQEVKEMAGQLAKGVPFATPVFDGAAEREIRSMLQVAYPEDIAKVKGLTATRTQAYLCDGRTGDQFERPVTVGYMHVLKLHHLVDDKMHARSTGPYSLVTQQPLGGKAQFGGQRFGEMEVWALEAYGASYTLQEMLTVKSDDVQGRTKVYESIVKGEHAIDAGMPESFNVLVKEIRSLGIDIELERS; encoded by the coding sequence ATGGCCTATTCTTACACCGAACGCAAGCGCATCCGCAAGAGTTTCGGCAAACGCGACAGCGTGCTCGAAGTGCCGTACCTGCTGCAGATGCAGAAGGATGCGTACACCGCCTTCCTCCAAGCCGACACCGTTCCGCAGAAGCGGACCATCGAAGGTCTGCAGGCCGCTTTCAATTCCGCGTTCCCCATTGTGTCGCACAACGGGTTCGTGGAGATGAAGTTCATCGAATACAACCTGGCCAAGCCCGCGTTCGACGTGCGCGAATGCCAGACCCGCGGCCTCACCTTCTCGTCCGCCGTGCGGGCGAAGGTGCAGCTGATCATCTACGACCGCGAGTCTTCCACGCCGCAGAGCAAGGTCGTGAAGGAAGTGAAGGAGCAGGAGGTCTACATGGGCGAGGTGCCCCTGATGACCGACAAGGGCTCGTTCATCATCAACGGCACCGAGCGCGTGATCGTGTCCCAGCTGCACCGCAGCCCGGGCGTCTTCTTCGAGCACGACAAGGGCAAGACGCACAGCTCGGGCAAGCTGCTCTTCTCGGCCCGCATCATTCCTTACCGCGGCTCCTGGCTGGACTTCGAGTTCGACCCGAAGGACGTGCTGTACTTCCGCGTCGACCGCCGCCGCAAGATGCCGGTCACCATCCTGCTGAAGGCCATCGGCCTGACGCCGGAAACCATCCTGGCGAACTTCTTCGTCAACGACAACTTCCGCCTGATGGACACCGGCGCCCAGCTGGAGTTCGTCTCCGAGCGCCTGCGCGGTGAAGTCGCCCGCTTCGACATCACCGACAAGTCCGGCAAGGTCGTCGTGGCCAAGGACAAGCGCGTCACGGCCCGCCACACCCGCGAGCTGGAGCAGTCCGGCACGACCCACATCAGCGTGCCGGAAGACTTCCTCGTCGGCCGCGTGGTCGCGCGCAACATCATCGACCCCGACACGGGCGAGATCATCGCGAAGGCGAACGACGAGCTGACCGAAGCGCTGCTGAAGAAGCTGCGCGCCGCCGGCATCCAGGACATCCAGGCGATCTACACGAACGAACTGGACCAGGGCCCGTACATGTCGCAGACGCTGCGCATCGACGAGACCGTGGACGAGTTCGCCGCCCGCGTGGCCATCTACCGCATGATGCGCCCCGGCGAGCCGCCGACCGAGGACGCGGTGCAGGCCCTGTTCCAGCGCCTGTTCTACAACCCGGACACGTACGACCTGTCGCGCGTGGGCCGCATGAAGTTCAACGCCAAGGTCGGCCGTGACGAGAGCACGGGCCCGATGGTGCTGACCAACGACGACATCCTGGCCGTCGTGAAGATCCTGGTGGACCTGCGCAACGGCCGTGGCGAAGTCGACGACATCGACCACCTGGGCAACCGCCGCGTGCGCTGCGTCGGCGAACTGGCCGAGAACCAGTACCGCACCGGCCTGGCTCGCATCGAGAAGGCCGTGAAGGAACGCCTGGGCCAGGCGGAACAAGAGCCGCTGATGCCGCACGACCTGATCAACTCCAAGCCGATCTCCGCGGCGCTGAAGGAGTTCTTCGGTGCGTCCCAGCTGTCGCAGTTCATGGACCAGACCAACCCGCTGTCCGAGATCACGCACAAGCGTCGCGTCTCCGCACTGGGCCCGGGCGGCCTGACGCGCGAGCGCGCCGGCTTCGAAGTGCGCGACGTGCACGTCACGCACTATGGCCGCGTCTGCCCGATCGAGACGCCGGAAGGCCCGAACATCGGCCTGATCAACTCGCTGGCCCTGTACGCCCGCCTGAACGAGTACGGCTTCATCGAGACGCCGTACCGCCGCGTGAACGACGGCAAGGTCACCAACGAGATCGACTACCTGTCGGCCATCGAGGAAGGCAAGTACGTCATCGCCCAGGCCAACGCGGCCCTGGACGCCGAAGGCCGCCTGACCGGCGATTTGGTCAGCGCCCGGGAAAAGGGTGAATCGATCCTGGTCGGCGCCGACCGCATCCAGTACATGGACGTGTCCCCGGCGCAGATCGTGTCGGTGGCCGCCTCGCTGGTGCCGTTCCTCGAGCACGACGACGCGAACCGCGCGCTGATGGGCGCCAACATGCAGCGCCAGGCCGTGCCGGTGCTGCGCCCCGAGAAGGCTTTCGTCGGTACCGGCATCGAGCGCGTGTCCGCGGTCGACTCCGGCACCGTGGTGACCGCCAACCGCGGCGGTGTCGTCGACTACGTCGATGCCACCCGCATCGTGGTGCGCGTGAACGACGCGGAAGCCGTCGCCGGTGAAGTCGGCGTCGACATCTACAACCTGATCAAGTATCAGCGTTCCAACCAGAACACGAACATCCACCAGCGTCCCATCGTGTCCCGCGGCGACAAGATCGCCAAGGGCGACGTCATTGCGGACGGCGCGTCGACGGACCTGGGCGAACTCGCCCTGGGCCAGAACATGCTGGTGGCTTTCATGCCCTGGAACGGCTACAACTTCGAGGACTCGATCCTGATCTCGGAGCGCGTGGTGGCCGACGACCGCTACACCTCGATCCACATCGAGGAACTGGTGGTGATGGCCCGCGACACGAAGCTGGGCCCCGAGGAAATCACCCGCGACATCCCGAACCTGTCCGAGCAGCAGCTGAACCGCCTGGACGAGTCCGGCATCATCTACGTGGGCGCGGAAGTGCAGCCGGGCGACGTGCTGGTGGGCAAGGTCACGCCGAAGGGCGAGACCACGCTGACGCCGGAAGAGAAGCTGCTGCGCGCGATCTTCGGCGAGAAGGCTTCGGACGTGAAGGACACGTCGCTGCGTGTCGACCAGGGCTCGCAAGGCACCGTGATCGACGTGCAGGTCTTCACCCGTGAAGGCATCCAGCGCGACAAGCGCGCCCAGCAGATCATCGACGACGAGCTGAAGCGCTTCCGCCTGGACCTGAACGACCAGCTGCGCATCGTGGAAGCCGACGCCTTCGACCGGATCGCCAAGCTGCTGTCCGGCCGCGTGGCCAACGGTGGCCCGCAGAAGCTGGCCAAGGGCGCGAAGATCGACCAGGAGTACCTGAACTCCGTCGAGAAGTTCCACTGGTTCGACATCCGCCCGGCGGAAGACGACATCGCCTCGCAACTCGAGTCGATCAAGAACTCGCTGGAGCAGACCCGCCACAGCTTCGACCTGGCCTTCGAAGAGAAGCGCAAGAAGCTGACGCAGGGCGACGAGCTGCCGGCGGGCGTGCTGAAGATGGTCAAGGTCTACCTGGCCGTCAAGCGCCGCCTGCAGCCCGGCGACAAGATGGCCGGCCGCCACGGCAACAAGGGCGTCGTGTCCAAGATCGTCCCGGTCGAAGACATGCCCTACATGGCCGACGGCACGCCGTGCGACATCGTGCTGAACCCACTGGGCGTGCCTTCGCGCATGAACGTGGGCCAGGTGCTGGAAGTGCACCTGGGCTGGGCCGGCAAGGGCATCGGCCAGCGCCTGGGCGACATGCTGCAGCGTGAAGCCGCCGTGGCCGAAATGCGCAGCTTCCTCGACACCCTGTACAACACCTCGGGCAAGAAGGAAAACCTCGCCGAGCTGTCCGACCAGGAAGTCAAGGAAATGGCTGGCCAGCTCGCCAAGGGCGTGCCCTTCGCGACGCCGGTGTTCGACGGTGCCGCCGAGCGCGAGATCCGCAGCATGCTGCAGGTCGCGTATCCGGAAGACATCGCCAAGGTCAAGGGCCTGACCGCTACGCGCACGCAGGCTTACCTGTGCGATGGCCGCACCGGCGACCAGTTCGAGCGCCCGGTGACCGTCGGCTACATGCACGTGCTGAAGCTGCACCACCTGGTGGACGACAAGATGCACGCCCGCTCGACCGGCCCGTACTCGCTGGTCACGCAGCAGCCCCTGGGCGGCAAGGCGCAGTTCGGCGGCCAGCGTTTCGGCGAAATGGAAGTGTGGGCGCTGGAAGCCTACGGCGCTTCCTACACGCTGCAGGAAATGCTGACCGTGAAGTCCGACGACGTGCAGGGCCGCACCAAGGTGTACGAGTCCATCGTCAAGGGCGAGCACGCGATCGATGCCGGCATGCCGGAGTCGTTCAACGTGCTGGTGAAGGAAATTCGCTCGCTGGGTATCGACATCGAACTCGAGCGCAGCTAA